From Paenibacillus sp. PK3_47, the proteins below share one genomic window:
- a CDS encoding ABC transporter permease subunit: MKAAVKPSVWKKLTNQLDLQSMVWPGIIFVAVFSYIPMYGVVMAFQQYDIFNGMMESPWVGFMNFRMFFEAPEFWNVMRNTIVISLLKLVITFPAPILLALMLNEVGNMAFKRFVQTVSYLPYFLSWVIVSGLVFSLLSVDNGTVNYLLERLNLSQEPVNFLAIPEYFWSILVSVNVWKEIGFGSIVYLAAIAGVDPAMYEAASIDGASRFKQIYLITLPSISPVIIIFMILAIGNLLSAGFEDILLLATNPILRPYSDVIDTYVYRVGILNARFSYATAVGLFKAVISVILLVTANKIARRADVSLW; this comes from the coding sequence ATGAAGGCGGCCGTTAAACCAAGTGTATGGAAAAAATTGACCAATCAGTTGGATTTACAATCCATGGTTTGGCCGGGAATTATTTTTGTGGCGGTATTCAGCTATATTCCGATGTATGGCGTGGTGATGGCCTTTCAGCAGTACGATATTTTTAACGGTATGATGGAAAGTCCCTGGGTAGGATTCATGAATTTCAGAATGTTCTTTGAAGCACCGGAATTCTGGAATGTGATGCGAAATACCATTGTGATCAGTCTGCTGAAGCTGGTTATTACCTTTCCTGCTCCGATTCTTCTGGCACTGATGCTGAACGAAGTCGGGAATATGGCCTTCAAACGGTTTGTCCAGACGGTCAGCTACCTGCCGTATTTCCTGTCCTGGGTCATTGTATCCGGACTCGTGTTCTCGCTGCTGTCCGTAGATAACGGAACAGTGAACTACTTGCTGGAACGGCTGAACCTCTCCCAGGAGCCGGTTAACTTTCTGGCGATACCTGAGTACTTCTGGTCCATTCTGGTCAGCGTCAATGTGTGGAAGGAGATCGGCTTTGGAAGCATTGTCTATCTTGCCGCGATTGCGGGTGTCGACCCGGCCATGTATGAGGCTGCTTCTATAGACGGCGCAAGCCGGTTCAAACAAATTTACTTAATTACACTCCCCAGTATTTCTCCTGTTATCATCATCTTTATGATTCTTGCTATCGGCAATTTGCTCAGCGCAGGCTTTGAGGACATTTTGCTGCTGGCCACCAATCCGATCCTGCGGCCTTACTCCGATGTTATCGACACCTATGTGTACCGTGTTGGGATACTTAATGCCAGATTCTCTTATGCGACAGCGGTAGGGCTGTTCAAAGCGGTAATCAGTGTAATTCTGCTGGTGACAGCCAACAAGATCGCCCGCCGGGCCGATGTCAGTCTCTGGTAG
- a CDS encoding 6-phospho-beta-glucosidase — MEETLKLVVVGAGSSYTPELMEGIILHHKELPVREVWLVDIEEGREKLHTIAELSKRMVAKSGLPITVTETLNRREAIAGADFVCTQIRVGMLEARKWDELIPLRYNVIGQETTGPGGMMKGLRTIPVILDICRDIEELAPDAWLLNFTNPAGMVTEAVHKYSAVKSVGLCNSPIGFQKWLSGFFGLPAQKIYSEFVGINHLHWVSDVVIDGKSKLQELIDYPQSYKASNVPFDSWDHRFLSGLKAIPSYYLSYYYMTDDMLQEQKEAAATTGSRAEVVKKVEEELFELYRDEELKEKPKQLEQRGGAYYSEAAVLLMRSIYNDSRDIQTLNVRNNGIIDFLPDDASIEVNCIVTKQGPLPVPLRKIPESVKGLLAAVKQYESLTVEAAVHGDRDIALQAMVHHPLVPSVTVAEQLLDEMIEKNKSYLPLFH; from the coding sequence ATGGAGGAAACATTGAAGCTGGTTGTCGTGGGTGCAGGGTCATCATATACACCTGAGCTCATGGAAGGTATTATTCTTCATCATAAAGAACTGCCTGTCCGCGAAGTGTGGCTGGTAGATATTGAAGAGGGAAGGGAGAAACTGCACACGATTGCCGAACTGAGCAAGCGGATGGTTGCGAAGTCCGGTCTGCCGATTACCGTCACAGAGACGCTTAACCGCAGGGAGGCCATTGCCGGAGCAGACTTTGTCTGCACGCAAATCCGGGTAGGCATGTTGGAAGCGCGGAAATGGGATGAGCTGATCCCGCTCCGGTACAACGTGATCGGGCAGGAGACGACAGGTCCCGGAGGAATGATGAAGGGCCTGCGGACCATCCCGGTCATTCTCGATATCTGCAGGGATATTGAAGAGCTGGCGCCGGATGCCTGGCTGCTGAATTTTACGAATCCGGCCGGCATGGTGACTGAAGCGGTTCACAAATATTCCGCAGTCAAAAGCGTGGGATTGTGCAATTCTCCGATCGGTTTTCAAAAATGGCTCTCCGGCTTCTTCGGACTTCCTGCCCAGAAGATCTACTCGGAGTTCGTCGGCATCAACCATCTGCACTGGGTATCAGATGTCGTGATTGACGGAAAGAGCAAGCTGCAGGAGCTTATTGACTATCCCCAGAGCTACAAGGCTAGCAATGTGCCGTTTGATTCCTGGGATCACCGGTTTCTCAGCGGATTAAAAGCGATACCCTCCTACTACCTGAGCTATTACTACATGACGGATGACATGCTGCAGGAACAGAAGGAAGCAGCGGCTACAACCGGCTCGCGTGCTGAAGTGGTGAAGAAGGTGGAAGAGGAACTGTTCGAGCTGTACCGGGACGAGGAGCTGAAGGAGAAGCCGAAGCAGCTGGAGCAACGCGGCGGAGCGTACTACTCGGAGGCGGCAGTGCTGTTGATGCGCTCCATCTATAATGATTCCCGCGATATCCAGACACTGAATGTACGTAACAACGGGATTATTGACTTCCTGCCGGACGACGCTTCGATTGAAGTGAACTGTATAGTGACCAAGCAGGGGCCGCTGCCGGTTCCGCTGCGCAAAATTCCGGAGTCTGTCAAAGGCCTGCTGGCTGCGGTCAAGCAATATGAGAGCCTGACGGTCGAGGCAGCGGTACACGGAGACCGGGACATTGCTCTGCAGGCGATGGTCCATCATCCGCTGGTGCCTTCGGTTACTGTAGCGGAGCAGCTGCTGGATGAAATGATTGAGAAGAACAAATCGTATCTGCCGTTATTTCACTAG
- a CDS encoding BadF/BadG/BcrA/BcrD ATPase family protein, translating to MKYFLGVDAGGSKTYAVIADEQGKIIGAGRGGNGNHQKNREQAEESLGQAVSEALRSSGLSKDQLEYSWFGLAGADRETDFQILRPMISRLALPRTEISCDTWNALRSGTEKSYGIVLICGSGVNCAGKNRKGAAYQCGGFGYRFGDFGGGYDLSVEVFRSVLRADEGREQRTVLTERLTRLLGYHDVAELRADYLDHYRELPVHIAELLFQAAEEGDQVATGLLVKQGDELGLAAAATIRQLNMEKDSFDIVLAGSLLTKGDRSGIIRHAIEQRVKQSAPNGTLTILTREPVVGSVVLAMESSGMQVNQAILDRLSMENVHNKTGY from the coding sequence GTGAAGTATTTCTTGGGAGTGGATGCAGGAGGCAGCAAGACGTACGCGGTGATTGCGGATGAACAGGGCAAAATCATCGGTGCTGGCCGGGGAGGGAACGGAAATCATCAGAAGAACCGTGAGCAGGCAGAAGAAAGCCTGGGGCAGGCGGTATCGGAAGCGCTTAGATCATCAGGGCTTTCCAAAGATCAGCTGGAGTACTCCTGGTTTGGTCTGGCAGGGGCAGACAGAGAGACGGATTTCCAGATTTTACGGCCCATGATCAGCCGTCTCGCGCTTCCCCGGACAGAGATTTCCTGCGATACCTGGAATGCACTGCGGTCAGGCACAGAGAAAAGTTATGGAATCGTGCTGATTTGCGGCTCAGGCGTGAATTGTGCAGGCAAGAACCGGAAGGGGGCTGCTTACCAGTGCGGCGGGTTCGGCTACCGGTTTGGTGATTTTGGCGGCGGCTATGATTTGAGTGTGGAGGTCTTCCGCAGTGTTCTCCGGGCGGATGAAGGAAGAGAGCAGAGGACGGTGCTGACCGAGCGCTTGACCCGGCTGCTGGGCTACCATGATGTTGCGGAGCTGAGAGCGGATTACCTGGACCATTACCGGGAGTTGCCGGTTCATATTGCCGAGCTGCTGTTCCAGGCGGCTGAGGAAGGGGATCAGGTAGCCACCGGCCTGCTGGTTAAGCAGGGGGATGAGCTGGGGCTGGCTGCGGCGGCAACGATCCGGCAGCTGAATATGGAGAAGGACTCCTTTGACATTGTACTTGCAGGCAGTCTGCTGACCAAGGGAGACCGCTCCGGGATTATCCGGCATGCCATTGAGCAGAGAGTGAAGCAGTCGGCTCCAAATGGCACTTTAACCATTTTAACCCGCGAGCCGGTTGTCGGCTCAGTTGTGCTGGCGATGGAGAGCAGCGGAATGCAGGTTAATCAAGCAATCCTTGACCGTTTATCAATGGAAAATGTACACAACAAAACAGGCTATTAA
- a CDS encoding LacI family DNA-binding transcriptional regulator — translation MNIHDVAKKSGLSVVTVSRVLNNSPSVRESNRRKVLQAMEELNYQPNSAARSLVRGKTGIIGMSITNFNDSFYDRVIRVVNRKLAEQGYFLALSIAEHEDGGANFLFQKDRVDGIILLSPIEEQEYVEELRRKNIPFVLLDNQFQHEDIPSVVIDNYQGGYEATRHLIGLGHSQIAYIGGPSVFLSVAERKRGYIQALDEAGLTPFGTDSCGFTVSGGYEVAKRWMREDKLPTAFFCGDDFIALGVVQALREEGIRVPHDISVVGFDDQQFVGEFYPRLTTVRQPEAQMGSIGVDLLMKLINGEVVPAAITKLAPQLLVRESTAAVKLT, via the coding sequence ATGAACATCCATGATGTAGCCAAAAAATCAGGGCTTTCAGTAGTAACAGTATCCAGAGTGCTTAACAATTCGCCGTCGGTCCGCGAATCGAACAGGCGGAAGGTGCTTCAGGCGATGGAGGAGCTGAACTATCAGCCTAATTCCGCAGCCCGGAGTCTGGTGCGCGGCAAGACCGGCATTATCGGAATGTCAATCACCAACTTCAACGACTCCTTCTATGACCGCGTAATCCGCGTAGTGAACCGGAAGCTGGCGGAACAGGGCTACTTTCTGGCTTTATCCATCGCCGAGCATGAGGACGGCGGCGCTAACTTCCTGTTCCAGAAGGACCGAGTAGACGGGATTATCCTGTTGTCCCCGATTGAAGAGCAGGAATATGTAGAGGAACTGAGAAGAAAGAATATTCCTTTTGTGCTGCTGGATAACCAGTTTCAGCATGAGGATATTCCCAGTGTCGTAATCGATAACTACCAGGGCGGCTATGAAGCAACCAGGCACTTAATTGGTCTTGGGCACAGCCAGATTGCCTATATCGGCGGCCCCTCGGTGTTCCTGAGTGTTGCAGAACGCAAACGGGGTTACATCCAGGCACTGGATGAAGCAGGCTTAACTCCTTTCGGCACAGATTCCTGCGGGTTTACGGTAAGCGGGGGTTACGAAGTAGCCAAGAGATGGATGCGTGAAGATAAGCTGCCGACAGCCTTTTTTTGCGGAGATGACTTTATTGCTCTCGGTGTAGTTCAGGCGCTCCGTGAAGAGGGAATCCGGGTACCCCATGATATTTCGGTAGTCGGCTTTGATGACCAGCAGTTTGTAGGTGAGTTTTACCCGCGGTTGACGACAGTCAGGCAGCCAGAAGCGCAAATGGGCAGTATTGGGGTGGATCTGCTGATGAAATTAATCAATGGGGAGGTGGTGCCGGCCGCGATAACGAAGCTCGCTCCCCAGCTTCTCGTGCGTGAATCGACCGCAGCTGTAAAATTAACCTGA
- a CDS encoding SMI1/KNR4 family protein produces MPNSNKETQPDRIKSKLIQAKQKDAGFSVFGASSHQYRVKEKLAAQELADWQTRHQITLPEPYMQFLTEIGNGGAGPYYGIYSFGKAASFTEPEALHAKAVLHPGMAPEEWNGLLGPMIGDEDISDEEYDKVRNKVLGGMLCIGTQGCEYEMYLVVKGEHKGRVVYTSDFHPDHPFFFVYEESFLDWYERWLDEIILGHNIVWFGSTRPEEDCNRG; encoded by the coding sequence ATGCCGAATAGCAACAAAGAAACACAGCCGGACCGGATCAAAAGCAAACTGATTCAGGCTAAGCAGAAAGACGCCGGCTTCTCCGTGTTTGGAGCATCGTCTCATCAGTACAGAGTTAAGGAAAAGCTTGCAGCCCAAGAGCTCGCGGATTGGCAGACCCGCCATCAGATTACGCTGCCTGAGCCGTATATGCAGTTCCTGACGGAAATCGGCAACGGGGGGGCAGGACCTTACTATGGAATCTATTCATTTGGAAAGGCGGCATCTTTTACCGAGCCCGAGGCACTTCATGCCAAAGCTGTTCTTCACCCCGGGATGGCCCCGGAGGAATGGAACGGGCTGCTCGGGCCCATGATCGGGGATGAGGATATCTCTGATGAAGAGTACGATAAGGTACGCAATAAGGTACTGGGCGGTATGCTGTGCATAGGTACCCAAGGCTGTGAATATGAAATGTATCTTGTAGTGAAAGGAGAGCATAAGGGAAGGGTCGTGTATACGTCGGATTTTCATCCGGATCATCCCTTTTTCTTTGTCTATGAGGAGAGCTTTCTGGACTGGTACGAGCGTTGGCTGGATGAAATTATCCTTGGCCATAACATTGTCTGGTTCGGCAGCACGAGGCCGGAAGAGGATTGTAATAGAGGTTGA
- a CDS encoding endonuclease V, which yields MIIAIDVYYEEHRARAAGVIFERWEDARPLDIIINYTENPQEYEPGAFYKRELPCILELLKLTDIKGIHTIVVDGYVYLNDGQKPGLGHYVYTHFSENIPVIGVAKTPFHHNGSAVQKIYRGKSAKPLYITAAGMSLAAAAENVQKMHGEHRFPHLLKLLDRQTKEGNL from the coding sequence ATGATCATCGCCATCGATGTGTATTATGAGGAGCATAGAGCCAGAGCGGCAGGGGTTATTTTTGAACGCTGGGAAGATGCCCGTCCGCTTGATATTATTATAAATTATACGGAAAACCCGCAGGAGTACGAACCGGGTGCCTTCTATAAACGCGAGCTGCCCTGCATACTGGAGCTGTTGAAGCTTACGGATATTAAAGGCATACATACTATTGTGGTAGACGGCTATGTGTATTTGAACGATGGGCAGAAGCCGGGACTGGGGCATTATGTGTACACTCACTTCTCGGAGAACATCCCCGTAATCGGCGTTGCCAAAACGCCCTTCCATCATAACGGCTCTGCTGTTCAAAAGATTTACCGGGGGAAGAGTGCCAAGCCCCTCTACATCACCGCTGCAGGTATGAGTCTGGCTGCTGCCGCTGAGAACGTACAGAAGATGCATGGAGAGCACCGTTTTCCGCATCTGCTGAAGCTGCTGGACAGGCAAACCAAGGAAGGCAATCTATAA
- a CDS encoding 5'-nucleotidase C-terminal domain-containing protein, which yields MPWDYALDGPNTTGSLTQLYTIVKKVRAENPNTILLDAGDMIQDNSAELFNDQPQSPMMVAMNEMNYDAWVMGNHEFNFGLDVLEKISSQFKGQPLVGNVFKENGERYKPAYTIIERDGIKVGVIGMNTPMITEFEKGTNHLDGVIVKDPVEETKKAIAELKGKVDVMVGLMHMGLENENGKPGTGVKDIANANPELAAIFAGHMHTLVESETVNGVLISEPNKYGSHISRIDLTFTKQGDKVVLKSKEAKALAVKNADGTFEVSDPSLETTLQPFHEFARADANIVVAQLKGTNLVPADEIKGIPAVQIQETPLSDFFSEVMLYYSNADVVAHQIDNDKAKLDVGPIKKKDIAFNYQYALGEVTVYEVTGRDLKDYMEWSAGYFNSTRPGDVTVSFDPKRRASKYSTDDFFGGVTYEIDLSKPYGSRITNLKDSSGKAIQMDDKLKLGMNAYRMEALIAKGGALEGRTFPQLWSSKDATAFGEDKGTIRNLAISYLKDVKNGVYEPVIQHNWKVTGVDLDAPARKDVVQLINDGILTVPTTEDGKYTNIASINVLDPVTADEIGDLSVKAKVDAAQFAGVKTKGDFYQQLNQARQAATVPKPEPKPVTPAPVQPAPAPSPQRSKPGTGTVKDTKNAQAKVTAAYLNIRSGASSKSRIITAVPRGTVLTVLGTDKYGWVKISYNGRTAFVYGKYVTLLP from the coding sequence ATGCCTTGGGATTATGCCCTGGATGGTCCCAATACCACCGGAAGTTTGACCCAGCTGTATACGATTGTAAAAAAAGTGCGCGCCGAGAATCCCAACACCATCCTGCTGGATGCAGGTGACATGATTCAGGACAACTCTGCCGAGCTGTTCAATGATCAGCCTCAGTCCCCGATGATGGTGGCTATGAATGAAATGAACTACGATGCATGGGTAATGGGTAACCATGAGTTCAACTTTGGACTCGATGTACTTGAGAAGATCTCCTCCCAGTTTAAAGGCCAGCCTCTGGTAGGGAATGTGTTCAAAGAGAACGGTGAACGTTACAAGCCGGCCTATACCATTATTGAACGTGATGGAATTAAAGTTGGCGTTATCGGTATGAATACACCCATGATTACCGAATTCGAGAAAGGCACCAACCACCTGGACGGTGTTATTGTCAAAGACCCGGTAGAAGAAACCAAGAAAGCCATCGCCGAGCTGAAAGGCAAAGTCGATGTGATGGTCGGACTGATGCATATGGGCCTCGAAAATGAGAATGGCAAGCCAGGCACAGGTGTTAAAGACATTGCTAATGCCAACCCGGAGCTTGCAGCTATTTTTGCCGGTCACATGCACACCCTCGTTGAATCCGAGACTGTAAATGGCGTACTGATCTCCGAACCGAACAAATACGGAAGTCATATCTCGCGAATTGACCTGACCTTCACAAAGCAGGGAGATAAGGTTGTTTTGAAGAGTAAAGAGGCGAAGGCTTTGGCAGTCAAGAATGCTGACGGTACTTTTGAGGTCTCCGATCCCTCGCTGGAAACCACTCTGCAGCCTTTCCATGAGTTCGCGCGGGCCGATGCTAACATTGTCGTGGCACAGCTGAAAGGCACTAACCTTGTTCCGGCTGATGAAATCAAGGGAATTCCTGCGGTTCAGATTCAGGAGACTCCTCTATCTGACTTTTTCAGTGAAGTGATGCTTTATTACAGCAACGCTGATGTGGTCGCACACCAGATCGATAATGATAAGGCGAAGCTCGATGTAGGCCCTATTAAGAAAAAGGACATTGCCTTCAACTACCAGTATGCACTGGGTGAAGTAACTGTCTATGAAGTAACCGGCCGTGATCTGAAGGATTATATGGAGTGGTCTGCAGGCTACTTCAACTCTACCCGTCCAGGCGATGTCACCGTCAGCTTCGATCCGAAGCGCCGTGCATCCAAGTACAGCACCGACGATTTCTTCGGCGGCGTAACTTATGAGATTGATCTGTCCAAGCCTTACGGCAGCCGGATTACCAATCTGAAGGACAGCAGCGGCAAGGCTATCCAAATGGACGACAAGCTCAAGCTCGGTATGAATGCTTACCGGATGGAGGCGCTGATTGCCAAGGGCGGCGCGCTTGAAGGCAGAACGTTCCCACAGCTCTGGTCGTCCAAGGATGCGACAGCTTTTGGTGAAGACAAGGGTACTATCCGCAACCTGGCGATTTCCTATCTAAAAGATGTGAAGAACGGCGTCTACGAACCGGTCATCCAGCACAACTGGAAGGTAACCGGCGTGGATCTGGATGCTCCGGCACGCAAGGATGTCGTCCAGCTGATCAACGACGGGATTCTGACTGTACCAACAACGGAAGACGGCAAGTACACCAACATTGCTTCCATTAACGTGCTGGATCCGGTCACTGCGGATGAGATTGGTGATCTGTCTGTCAAGGCCAAGGTCGACGCAGCCCAGTTTGCCGGTGTCAAAACCAAGGGTGACTTTTACCAGCAGTTAAATCAGGCGAGACAGGCGGCAACTGTCCCTAAGCCTGAGCCCAAGCCTGTAACACCGGCACCCGTACAGCCAGCTCCTGCACCCTCTCCGCAACGAAGCAAGCCGGGAACAGGAACGGTTAAAGATACGAAGAATGCCCAAGCAAAGGTAACTGCCGCTTACCTGAACATCCGGAGCGGTGCTTCCTCCAAATCCCGGATCATTACTGCGGTTCCACGTGGTACAGTGCTTACTGTCCTCGGAACAGACAAATACGGTTGGGTTAAAATTTCATACAACGGCCGCACGGCTTTTGTCTACGGAAAATATGTAACCCTGCTCCCGTAA
- a CDS encoding peptide MFS transporter, translating to MSDIDKQRIVDSVPQRGFFGHPRGLFTLFFTEFWERFSYYGMRAILVYYMYYELSQGGLGMDERIALSIMSIYGSLVYMSGIIGGWLADRIFGASKAVFYGGILIMLGHITLAIPGSIALFFVSMVLIVLGTGLLKPNVSSIVGELYSEHDERRDAGFSIFYMGINLGAFIAPLIVGTVGMDYNFHLGFSIAAVGMFLGLIIFVFTRKNSLGLAGTLVASPLSPAERKKTFLVIGTGALLLAVIIAITVPSGLLTFESFIVIVGILGLLIPTLYFIVMYRSLRTTSVERSRLIAYIPLFIAAIMFWAIQEQGSTILASYADKRTQLDFAGIHISPAWFQSLNPLFIITLAPLFAWLWVKLGKRQPTIPKKFALGLLFAGLSFLVILLPAYFGGERALVNPLWLVLSYFIVVLGELCLSPVGLSATTKLAPAAFSAQTMSLWFLSNAAAQAINAQIARFYSPETEMLYFGIIGGAAIVLSILLYAFSPKIQGYMKGIQ from the coding sequence ATGAGCGATATAGACAAGCAGAGAATTGTGGACAGTGTTCCGCAGCGGGGGTTTTTTGGACATCCCAGAGGGCTGTTTACCCTGTTCTTCACAGAGTTTTGGGAGCGGTTTTCCTATTATGGCATGAGGGCTATCCTTGTTTATTATATGTATTACGAGCTGAGTCAAGGCGGACTCGGCATGGACGAGCGCATCGCTCTCTCCATCATGTCTATCTATGGATCGCTTGTCTATATGTCCGGAATTATCGGCGGCTGGCTGGCGGACCGGATATTCGGAGCGTCAAAGGCTGTATTCTACGGCGGCATATTAATTATGCTGGGGCATATTACTCTGGCTATCCCGGGAAGCATTGCGTTATTTTTTGTTTCCATGGTTCTGATCGTACTGGGTACCGGCTTACTGAAGCCTAATGTATCCAGTATTGTAGGTGAGCTCTACAGCGAACATGATGAGCGCCGGGATGCGGGCTTCAGTATCTTTTACATGGGGATCAACCTGGGGGCATTCATCGCTCCGCTGATCGTCGGAACCGTCGGCATGGATTACAATTTCCACCTGGGCTTCAGTATTGCCGCTGTCGGCATGTTTCTGGGATTAATCATCTTTGTCTTTACCCGGAAAAATAGTCTCGGCCTCGCCGGCACACTGGTCGCAAGCCCGTTATCGCCAGCAGAGCGTAAAAAAACGTTCCTGGTCATCGGCACCGGCGCCTTGCTTCTCGCTGTTATCATTGCCATTACGGTTCCGTCAGGCCTGTTAACGTTTGAATCCTTTATCGTAATCGTGGGTATTCTGGGACTTCTGATTCCCACCCTTTATTTTATTGTTATGTACCGGAGCCTGCGGACTACAAGTGTTGAACGATCCCGGCTCATTGCTTATATTCCGCTGTTTATCGCAGCCATTATGTTCTGGGCGATCCAGGAGCAGGGGTCCACCATCCTGGCCAGTTATGCGGATAAGCGTACACAGCTTGATTTTGCCGGGATTCATATCTCGCCAGCCTGGTTCCAGTCTTTGAACCCTTTGTTTATTATTACGTTAGCGCCGCTGTTTGCCTGGTTATGGGTGAAGCTTGGTAAACGCCAGCCGACTATACCAAAGAAATTTGCCCTCGGTTTATTGTTCGCCGGATTGTCCTTCCTGGTCATTCTCCTGCCGGCTTACTTTGGCGGTGAGCGTGCCCTGGTGAATCCTTTATGGCTTGTGCTCAGCTACTTCATCGTTGTGCTTGGAGAGCTGTGCCTGTCTCCTGTAGGACTGTCTGCTACCACAAAGCTGGCGCCCGCCGCCTTCTCCGCCCAGACGATGAGCTTATGGTTCTTGTCCAATGCTGCCGCTCAGGCGATTAATGCACAGATTGCCAGATTCTATTCACCTGAGACTGAGATGCTGTACTTTGGCATAATTGGAGGAGCAGCGATTGTCCTGAGTATTCTGCTCTACGCGTTCTCCCCGAAAATTCAGGGGTACATGAAGGGGATACAATAG
- a CDS encoding FlxA-like family protein, whose product MGMQTVSGISPVQAVTAYGSTQSDVSSLEKQRDRLMMELERVNAGQGGENVNRREQLQRQIRLIEAQLTQRIGSTASVDALTAAVQDQPVLPRTELKGGFRDIGLTDPRTATVNAEGHFDALI is encoded by the coding sequence ATGGGAATGCAGACGGTATCAGGCATCAGCCCGGTACAGGCCGTTACGGCTTACGGCAGCACACAGAGCGATGTCAGTTCCCTGGAGAAGCAGCGGGACCGGCTGATGATGGAGCTTGAAAGGGTGAATGCGGGGCAGGGCGGAGAGAATGTGAACCGCCGGGAGCAGCTGCAGCGGCAAATCCGGCTGATCGAAGCCCAGCTGACCCAGAGAATCGGGAGCACAGCTTCCGTTGATGCCTTAACGGCTGCTGTACAGGATCAGCCTGTGCTCCCGCGGACGGAGTTAAAGGGAGGCTTCAGAGACATCGGCCTGACCGATCCCCGGACGGCGACGGTAAATGCGGAGGGGCATTTTGATGCGCTGATTTAG
- a CDS encoding class I SAM-dependent methyltransferase, with product MNKNAVQRTNVIGGSEAGVAVSVDMDKDVIHQTNSLFWDTAGNEILGATSLPLYGAFVSEEQCRLFGDVSGTKLLEIGCGSGHSLQYLGERKAGELWGMDISENQIEKTRQHLEEHGLSAQLFCSPMEDKCGIPEDYFDFVYSVYAIGWTTDLEGTFERIASYLKLGGVFIFSWSHPIHKCVAAEKDTLVFKKSYFDESWYSVALGDSTLTLADRKLSTYINALAKAGFVIEELVEASDEDLMQSQDNAFARKAGMLPVTFVIKARKL from the coding sequence ATGAACAAAAATGCTGTGCAAAGAACAAACGTGATAGGTGGCAGCGAAGCTGGTGTTGCTGTATCTGTCGACATGGATAAGGATGTTATTCACCAGACTAACAGCTTATTCTGGGATACTGCGGGAAATGAGATTTTAGGAGCAACATCACTGCCTTTATACGGGGCATTCGTCTCGGAAGAGCAATGCCGGCTCTTCGGTGATGTGTCAGGCACAAAGCTGCTGGAAATCGGCTGTGGAAGCGGTCATTCCCTGCAATATCTGGGTGAGCGAAAAGCGGGTGAGCTATGGGGTATGGATATCTCCGAAAACCAGATTGAGAAGACCCGGCAGCACCTGGAGGAGCACGGGCTTTCAGCACAATTATTCTGTTCTCCCATGGAAGATAAGTGCGGCATACCTGAAGATTATTTTGACTTTGTGTATTCCGTTTATGCCATAGGCTGGACCACCGACCTTGAGGGTACTTTTGAGCGGATAGCATCTTACCTAAAACTGGGCGGCGTATTTATCTTCAGCTGGTCTCACCCTATACATAAATGTGTTGCTGCAGAAAAGGATACGCTTGTGTTCAAAAAAAGCTACTTCGATGAATCCTGGTATTCGGTTGCCCTTGGCGACAGTACACTGACCTTGGCGGACCGCAAACTATCCACCTATATCAATGCTCTGGCAAAAGCGGGATTTGTCATTGAGGAACTGGTTGAAGCGTCGGATGAGGATCTGATGCAGTCGCAGGATAACGCTTTTGCCCGGAAGGCAGGAATGCTTCCGGTTACTTTTGTGATTAAGGCTCGGAAGTTGTAG
- a CDS encoding ABC transporter permease: protein MPGAIGFLLNSSFVMVTCMAQACLIAEEKERNTLRSLMLTPATTMDVLIGKSSLVFIISAVDLAIAVYLFGYEPASMWAFAAAVILSIILYIAAGTICGLFSKSVLDASLAILPVAFIFMGAPWGAVLEEDYPVLKVLDYMPSSQLVNLLGIQGTGYTAGDVLQPLLIILAWTVVLTVVSVVLYQRRLKDE from the coding sequence TTGCCCGGAGCGATCGGCTTTCTGCTGAATTCATCGTTTGTGATGGTAACATGTATGGCACAGGCATGCCTGATTGCGGAAGAAAAGGAGCGCAACACTTTACGGTCATTAATGTTGACCCCGGCCACGACCATGGACGTACTTATCGGTAAAAGCAGCCTGGTCTTTATCATATCTGCTGTGGATCTGGCTATTGCCGTGTATCTGTTCGGCTATGAGCCGGCCAGTATGTGGGCATTTGCGGCGGCTGTTATTCTTTCAATTATTCTATACATAGCAGCCGGAACGATTTGCGGGTTATTCTCCAAATCGGTGCTGGATGCCTCCTTAGCTATACTTCCTGTGGCATTCATATTCATGGGGGCCCCTTGGGGAGCAGTTCTGGAGGAGGATTATCCGGTTCTCAAAGTGCTGGACTATATGCCAAGCAGTCAGCTGGTGAATTTATTGGGGATACAGGGCACTGGCTATACGGCGGGAGATGTGTTACAACCCCTGCTGATTATTCTGGCCTGGACGGTTGTACTGACGGTTGTATCTGTGGTTTTGTATCAGCGGCGGTTAAAGGATGAGTAG